Proteins co-encoded in one Novosphingobium sp. PP1Y genomic window:
- a CDS encoding amidohydrolase family protein yields the protein MTLFTCGERKPIPVHARGKHLVVDIHCHLGIPAADAIVQAKYPGPPPGINDFTSAKTAEVNRAQFASIGRTLNTLDTRLEDMDRLGIDVQAISPSPGQYFYFTDAETGRDAARAVNDGMAQAVAQHPDRFVAMGSVPLQNVEMAVTEMRRCVKDLDLRGIEISTNVNGMDFHAEALRPFWAAAEELGVLIFIHPLGFTHAQRMSEYYFNNLIGNPLESTLAIGHMIFGGVLDRYPGLRICVAHGGGYIPGYWGRMDHGWRARGDCSEHCQHPPSSYLRKLWLDTLVFDRDELDNLVRTHGADKLCLGTDYPFDMSEPDPVDFHARLDAADRAKILGLNAAALLGLEVT from the coding sequence ATGACCCTTTTCACTTGCGGCGAGCGCAAGCCGATCCCCGTGCACGCGCGAGGCAAGCACCTGGTCGTCGACATTCATTGCCACCTCGGCATTCCTGCCGCAGACGCCATAGTTCAGGCGAAGTATCCGGGACCGCCTCCCGGCATCAACGATTTCACCAGCGCCAAGACCGCTGAAGTCAACCGCGCCCAGTTCGCCAGCATCGGGCGCACTCTCAACACGCTGGACACCCGCCTCGAGGACATGGACCGACTGGGTATCGACGTGCAGGCCATCTCGCCCAGTCCGGGGCAGTACTTCTACTTCACCGACGCCGAAACCGGCCGCGATGCGGCTCGCGCCGTCAATGACGGGATGGCACAGGCGGTCGCGCAACATCCGGACCGGTTCGTCGCTATGGGCTCGGTTCCGCTGCAGAATGTCGAGATGGCTGTCACGGAAATGCGGCGCTGCGTCAAGGATCTGGACCTGCGTGGGATCGAGATCAGCACCAACGTGAACGGCATGGACTTTCATGCCGAAGCGCTGCGCCCCTTCTGGGCCGCCGCCGAAGAACTGGGTGTTCTCATCTTCATCCATCCACTCGGCTTCACGCACGCGCAGCGGATGAGCGAGTATTACTTCAATAACCTGATCGGCAATCCCCTCGAATCCACGCTGGCAATCGGCCACATGATCTTCGGCGGCGTTCTGGACCGTTATCCGGGCCTGCGCATCTGCGTGGCCCACGGAGGGGGCTATATCCCAGGTTATTGGGGCCGCATGGATCATGGATGGCGCGCACGCGGCGATTGCAGCGAACATTGTCAGCACCCGCCCTCCAGCTATCTGCGCAAACTCTGGCTCGACACACTGGTTTTCGACCGGGACGAACTGGACAACCTTGTGCGCACCCATGGCGCGGACAAGCTGTGCCTTGGCACCGATTACCCCTTCGATATGTCAGAGCCCGATCCTGTAGATTTCCATGCAAGGCTCGACGCTGCTGACCGGGCCAAAATCCTCGGCCTCAATGCAGCCGCCCTGCTGGGACTGGAGGTGACGTGA